The Candidatus Thermokryptus mobilis nucleotide sequence AATTTATTCCAATTCATAAATTTCACCTCCTGTTAATTTTTTCATAAAAAAGGCGAGGCATTAAAACCTCGCCCTTGAAAGGTGCGTTTTTGAAAAATTCAGAAATTAGTTTTTCTCCTTCTTATCCTTATCATCAACTATCTCATAGTCAGCATCTTTAACATCTTTCTTCGTCTCCTCATACGTTCCACCACTTGCTGAATACCCAGTTGATGTCGTTGATGTAGCTTGTTGATATAGATAACCCGATGCCTCATTCCAAGCATGCGTTAAATCATCCATCCCAGCTTTAACATCAGCAATAGGTGCGTTCGTCTTTATCAAGTCCTCAAGTTTATTCGCTTTCATTTCAATCTTGCTCCTCAAATCGGATGGCAATCTATCGCCGAGTTCACGAAGTTGCTTCCTCGTTGTGTAGACGAGGTTATCAGCTTGATTCCTGAGTTCGGCTTCTTCGCGTTTCCTTCTATCTTCTTCAGCGTGTTCTTGCGCTTCACGCTTCATCCTTTCAATTTCTTCTTTAGTCAAGCCACTTGATGCGGTTATCCTTATGCTTTGCTCTTTTCCTGTGGCTTTATCTCTGGCGGTCACATGTAAAATTCCATTTGCGTCAATATCAAATGTCACCTCAATCTGTGGAACTCCACGCGGTGCCGGTGGAATCCCATCAAGTATAAACCTACCGAGCGATCTGTTATCCTTCGCCATCGGTCTTTCACCCTGCAAGACATGAATCTCAACAGATGTCTGGTTATCAGCTGCGGTCGTGAATATCTCCGTCTTACGCGTCGGTATTGTTGTATTCGCAGGGATCAAAACCGTCATAACTCCGCCGAGCGTTTCAACACCGAGTGAAAGTGGTGTAACATCAAGTAAGAGAATATCTTTTTCCTCACCAGCAAGTATCGCACCCTGAATAGCAGCGCCAATTGCAACCGCTTCATCAGGGTTAACACTCTTGTTTGGCTCTTTACCGAAGAAATCACGAACTATCTGTTGAACTTTTGGAATTCGCGTTGAACCACCAACAAGAATGACTTCATCAATGTCGTGAATAGTCATCTTTGCCCTTCTTAACGCCTCCTCACACGGTGGAATTAATTTCTGAAGCAAATCATCAATCAACTGCTCAAACTTCGCTCTCGTCAATGTCATCTGCAAATGCTTTGGACCTGTACTTGTAGCGGTTATGAACGGAAGATTTATCTCCGTCTCAAGTCGGCTTGAAAGTTCAATCTTTGCTCTCTCGGCTGCTTCCTTCAACCTTTGTAAAGCTATCGGATCCTTGCGCAAATCAACCCCTTCCTGTTTCAAAAATTCCTCAGCTATCCAATCAATTATCCTCTGGTCAAAATCATCGCCACCAAGATGTGTATCGCCACTCGTTCCCTTAACCTCAAAAACGCCTTCGCCGATCTCAAGAATTGAGATATCAAATGTTCCACCACCAAGGTCAAAAACAGCAATTTTCATTTGTTTTCCTTTCTTATCAAGCCCAAAAGCTAAAGAAGCAGCTGTTGGCTCATTTATAATCCTTCTGACATTTAAACCAGCTATCTCACCTGCTTCTTTCGTCGCCTGACGCTGAGCATCATTAAAGTAAGCTGGTACCGTAATCACTGCATCGGTGATTTTCTCACCAAGATAAGCTTCGGCATCCTGTTTCAATTTCTGCAAAATCATAGCGGAAATTTCAGGTGGTGAATAAATCCTGTCGCCAATTTGAACCCTTGCGGTGTTGTTTGGACCACGGACAACCTTATATGGAACTCTCCTTGCTTCCTCAATCACCTCGTCATAAAATCTCCCCATAAAACGCTTGATTGAGTAAACTGTATTTTCTGGATTCGTTATCGCCTGACGCTTTGCGGGATGACCAACGAGTCGTTCCCCCGTCTTTGTAAATGCTACAACCGAAGGCAAAGTCCTCGGACCCTCCGAAGTCGGGATAACGACGACATCATTTCCCATCTTTACTGCTACGACAGAGTTGGTCGTCCCAAGGTCAATTCCAACGATTTTTCCCATACTCTTTCACCTCTTGTTTTTATTTTTAAAAAGTGATTTTTCTGTTAAATTTATATTGCAAAATGCGTGCCAAATATTCACATTGAAAATCAATTTAAAAACAACCGAAAAACCAAACACAAAACTGAAAAGATTTCACAAATTTAAGAATTTTTGTCCGATGAAAGTTAAAGCGACAGATGAAAATATAAAACTTGCTGGCTCAATCATAAAAAAAGGAGGACTTGTTGCTTTTCCAACTGAAACAGTGTATGGTTTGGGCGCTGATGCGTTAAACTCATACGCAGTGGCAAAAATTTTTGAAGTTAAAAATCGCCCGAGCTTTGACCCACTTATAGTTCACATTTCAAAAATTGAATGGCTTGAAAAACTCGTAAAAAAAATTGATGCCAGAGCCGAGAAACTCATCCGAAAATTCTGGCCAGGTCCTTTAACGCTTGTCCTGCTAAAGTCAAACATCGTCCCTGATATCGTCACAGCCGGGCTTCCAACAGTTGCCGTAAGAATGCCAGCACATCCTGTGGCTCTTGCTTTGATTGAGAACGCCCAAACCCCAATTTCCGCCCCAAGTGCAAACCCATTTGGTTACATAAGTCCAACCACAGCTGAACATGTTGAGAAACAGCTTGGTGACAAAATTGACTTGATACTTGACGGTGGAAAGTGTCCAATCGGGGTTGAATCAACTGTTTTATCTTTAATTGATGAAGAGCCAACAGTTTTGCGCCCGGGCGGTCTTCCAATTGAAGAAATTGAAAAAGTGATCGGTAAAGTCAAACTTCAAAGAAGCACCGATAAAATTTTATCACCCGGACAACTTCCCAAACATTATGCCCCGAGAACACCGATAAAAATTTTTTCTTCGCCTGATGAAATTAAAGAGGGTGATGATATAGGCGTCTTACTCTTCAAAAAAACCAACCGTGAAATAAAAGCAAAGCATGTTGAAATCCTATCCGAAAACGGTGACCTACGGGAAGCAGCGAGCAATTTATTTTCCGCTTTACATGAACTTGACTCCGCTGGGGTTAGAATAATCTATGCGGAGGCGATACCAGAGGTTGGGCTTGGTGTAGCAATAATGGACCGCTTGCGTAAAGCAAGCGGTCAAAGATAAAAAAATGGGGGGNNNNNNNNNNNNNNNNNNNNNNNNNNNNNNNNNNNNNNNNNNNNNNNNNNNNNNNNNNNNNNNNNNNNNNNNNNNNNNNNNNNNNNNNNNNNNNNNNNNNNNNNNNNNNNNNNNNNNNNNNNNNNNNNNNNNNNNNNNNNNNNNNNNNNNNNNNNNNNNNNNNNNNNNNNNNNNNNNNNNNNNNNNNNNNNNNNNNNNNNNNNNNNNNNNNNNNNNNNNNNNNNNNNNNNNNNNNNNNNNNNNNNNNNNNNNNNNNNNNNNNNNNNNNNNNNNNNNNNNNNNNNNNNNNNNNNNNNNNNNNNNNNNNNNNNNNNNNNNNNNNNNNNNNNNNNNNNNNNNNNNNNNNNNNNNNNNNNNNNNNNNNNNNNNNNNNNNNNNNNNNNNNNNNNNNNNNNNNNNNNNNNNNNNNNNNNNNNNNNNNNNNNNNNNNNNNNNNNNNNNNNNNNNNNNNNNNNNNNNNNNNNNNNNNNNNNNNNNNNNNNNNNNNNNNNNNNNNNNNNNNNNNNNNNNNNNNNNNNNNNNNNNNNNNNNNNNNNNNNNNNNNNNNNNNNNNNNNNNNNNNNNNNNNNNNNNNNNNNNNNNNNNNNNNNNNNNNNNNNNNNNNNNNNNNNNNNNNNNNNNNNNNNNNNNCTTACGCCCCGCCAAAAATTTACTTCACCAGAACCATCTTCCTTGAAAAGGCATAACCACCAGCTGTAAGACGATAAATATAAACACCAGAGGGCAAATCACTCGCATTGAATTTTACTTTATATGAGCCCGGCTCAAGGCGCTCATCTAAGACTTCCCTAACAATCTGTCCAAGCGAGTTATAAACTGCTAATTTAACCTTTGAAGCGATCGGTAGGCTGAACTCTATAATAGTTTCAGGATTGAACGGATTCGGATAATTTTGCTTCAATTCAAACTTTGCCGGTAATTCAGAAGTTCGCTCATAAACATTAACGAACCTTGAATAGTCAGTATTTTGCGGATCGTAATTTGTCCATCCCAAATCCCATCTCTCGCTTTGATTTGGACCAAATGCACCAACCCAATTAACTGGAACAAAGAAAGGGTCTCGCAATCTTGGATTTGTAAAATCTGCCCTGTTAAGGACGGGTGAATCTGAATAAGGAATTGGATTCGGATTTGAAAGATTAAATGGATCAATCAATTTTAAATCACCGACAGTGGGCAAAATTGAATTGTTATTTGATGCAGATAAAAACCACGACTTGGCATCAAAACCTGAAACATTTGTTGTAACAGTGTTTGCTGACTTAACTCCGGCGATTATGACATTTTTTATCTGAAGCGTATCATTCCTCGCATCATTAACAACGTTAGAACCATCAAGAAGAATTCCAACAGGCCAACCCGCAATGATACTATTGTAAAAACTTAAACGAGTTGATCTACGCAGATGAGCCCCACGCTTGAAATTTGGATTATATCCAGTGAAAGTTGTATCAGGCACTGGACCAATGAAAGTAACATTGCTGAAAATCGCCGATGTCCTCGGTGTGTTGGTTGACCCTGAACCGTCATTATCAGACTCAAATCCGTTGCTCCCGCTTATATCAGCTATATTCGGGTCCCTTATCCCAAGTGCAAATTGAACCTTCCCTGAATATCCAAAGTCAATATCAAAATCATCATCAAGCCCCTTGTATGCTATAAGATACCTTGCATTAACATTTCCACCAAACCATTCAAATGAATCGTCACCGGAATAACTGACTTGGACATATTCAATTAATGTTTTCCTTCCAACCCCACCAAGCGTCAAACCGTTAATCTCATTATCTGGGGCATAAGGTATGCCTGGGAATTCAATCCTAACATACCTAAAAACACCACTGCTATCATCTGGGTTATCACCTCCATAAATTCCATCATCACCAAGCCCGCCTTCAATCACAGCTGTTCCGCCAGGGACATTAATTGGGGCTCTTCCAAGTATAATCACGCCACCCCAATCCCCAGCTGCTCTTTGACCCTTTGGCTGAGCACTTGTAAATACAATCGGTCTTTCCTTTGTTCCGTTTGCGTAAATTTTCCCACCTCTTTTAATTATCAGTGAACCTTTCGTCTCTTTTTCTCCGTATATTATTGTTCCAGGTTCAATCGTAAGTGTAGCGCCATCTTCA carries:
- the dnaK gene encoding molecular chaperone DnaK — protein: MGKIVGIDLGTTNSVVAVKMGNDVVVIPTSEGPRTLPSVVAFTKTGERLVGHPAKRQAITNPENTVYSIKRFMGRFYDEVIEEARRVPYKVVRGPNNTARVQIGDRIYSPPEISAMILQKLKQDAEAYLGEKITDAVITVPAYFNDAQRQATKEAGEIAGLNVRRIINEPTAASLAFGLDKKGKQMKIAVFDLGGGTFDISILEIGEGVFEVKGTSGDTHLGGDDFDQRIIDWIAEEFLKQEGVDLRKDPIALQRLKEAAERAKIELSSRLETEINLPFITATSTGPKHLQMTLTRAKFEQLIDDLLQKLIPPCEEALRRAKMTIHDIDEVILVGGSTRIPKVQQIVRDFFGKEPNKSVNPDEAVAIGAAIQGAILAGEEKDILLLDVTPLSLGVETLGGVMTVLIPANTTIPTRKTEIFTTAADNQTSVEIHVLQGERPMAKDNRSLGRFILDGIPPAPRGVPQIEVTFDIDANGILHVTARDKATGKEQSIRITASSGLTKEEIERMKREAQEHAEEDRRKREEAELRNQADNLVYTTRKQLRELGDRLPSDLRSKIEMKANKLEDLIKTNAPIADVKAGMDDLTHAWNEASGYLYQQATSTTSTGYSASGGTYEETKKDVKDADYEIVDDKDKKEKN
- a CDS encoding L-threonylcarbamoyladenylate synthase, whose amino-acid sequence is MKVKATDENIKLAGSIIKKGGLVAFPTETVYGLGADALNSYAVAKIFEVKNRPSFDPLIVHISKIEWLEKLVKKIDARAEKLIRKFWPGPLTLVLLKSNIVPDIVTAGLPTVAVRMPAHPVALALIENAQTPISAPSANPFGYISPTTAEHVEKQLGDKIDLILDGGKCPIGVESTVLSLIDEEPTVLRPGGLPIEEIEKVIGKVKLQRSTDKILSPGQLPKHYAPRTPIKIFSSPDEIKEGDDIGVLLFKKTNREIKAKHVEILSENGDLREAASNLFSALHELDSAGVRIIYAEAIPEVGLGVAIMDRLRKASGQR
- a CDS encoding T9SS type A sorting domain-containing protein — encoded protein: MRMAKQLAQIIAVVMFVFFQFEQLFSQPPSNVVVLQGRITQNMTLTADKQYLLRGFVIVEDGATLTIEPGTIIYGEKETKGSLIIKRGGKIYANGTKERPIVFTSAQPKGQRAAGDWGGVIILGRAPINVPGGTAVIEGGLGDDGIYGGDNPDDSSGVFRYVRIEFPGIPYAPDNEINGLTLGGVGRKTLIEYVQVSYSGDDSFEWFGGNVNARYLIAYKGLDDDFDIDFGYSGKVQFALGIRDPNIADISGSNGFESDNDGSGSTNTPRTSAIFSNVTFIGPVPDTTFTGYNPNFKRGAHLRRSTRLSFYNSIIAGWPVGILLDGSNVVNDARNDTLQIKNVIIAGVKSANTVTTNVSGFDAKSWFLSASNNNSILPTVGDLKLIDPFNLSNPNPIPYSDSPVLNRADFTNPRLRDPFFVPVNWVGAFGPNQSERWDLGWTNYDPQNTDYSRFVNVYERTSELPAKFELKQNYPNPFNPETIIEFSLPIASKVKLAVYNSLGQIVREVLDERLEPGSYKVKFNASDLPSGVYIYRLTAGGYAFSRKMVLVK